The Ciconia boyciana chromosome 31, ASM3463844v1, whole genome shotgun sequence genomic interval CCCAAGCTCTACGACGAGGGAGACCCCGCCGAGAAGCTGGAGCTCGTCACGGGTACacccggggtgggggtccccgcggggtgggggtccccatggggcgCCCGGCCCTGCTcacccctcctgtccccccaggCACCAACGTCTACATCACGCGGGCGCAGCTGATGAACTGCCACGTCAGCGCGGGGACGCGGCACAAAGTCCTCCTGCGGCGGCTCCTGGCGTCCTTCTTCGACCGGTGAGTCGGGCCGCGGCACCCGGCTTCTCCCCCCGCCCGGTTTTGGAGTCCCACGGGGTCGGGGGGACCCGGACGCCTGGGTTCTCACCCCGTTTGTTGCCCCCCGCCAGCAACACCCTGGCCAACAGCTGCGGCACGGGCATCCGCTCATCCACCAACGACCCCAGCCGGAAGCCGCTGGACAGCCGGGTCCTGCACGCTGTCAAGTGTGAGTGGGGGGACGCAGGACCCCGGGGGACGGGGATACCCCGGGGCAGAGATGGGACGCCAGGGAAAGGACCAGAGGAACTCTAGGGACGGGGGGAGCCCAGGGTTGGGGGACCCACAGGAAGAGGGGATGGAGACCCCAGAGAGGGGATGCGGGGGACAGGGGAGGCCCCAAGGAGAGAGGGGATGTCGGGGGATAAGGGACAGGAGagaccccagggctggggaacCCCAGAGAGAGGGGAcgatgggggacaggggagaccccagggagagaggggatgagaggggacaggagagaccccggggctgggggaccccagaGAGAGGGGATGACAGGGGACAGAGCAGacccggggctgggggaccgtggggacagggggaacAAGAGATGACGGGGTCGCTACAAGACACCCGTGACTCCCTGGGGTGGGTGGCAGCAGactgggggggacacagagggcTGTGTGTGACCCCGTCCCtgtctgtgtgtccccccccagttTACTGCCAGAACTTCGCGCCCAACTTCAAGGAGAGCGAGATGAACGCCATCGCCGCCGACATGTGCACCAACGCCCGGCGCGTCGTGCGCAAGAGCTGGATCCCGAAGCTGAAGCTGCTGATGGCCGAGGGCGACTCCTACACCTCCTTCATCAACGACACCGGCAAGCTGGAGCCCGACATCATGGGCCCCGAGCCGGCCTTCGAGGCTGGCGGCCACGAGGGCGAGGCGGGTGCCCCGGGGGAGGGCCTGCAGTgacccccgccccggctcccctggggacccccgccGGGTAGGGACCCCCTCCAGTAGGGCCCCGTGGCCGGGTAGGGACCCCCACCGGTGGAGGGGCACCCGCGCTGGGTAGGGCCCCGTGACTGTGTAGGGACCCGTGTGGGTGTAGGGACCCCCCCCAGGCGGGCacccccgtggggcagggcccccccgcccccccggggcagggacCTACCCGAGGAGGGCCCCGTGCTGCTGTGGGGCCCCCGGCCACGGGGTCTGGTCCCGTCcctgtggggtttggggcttggggggtggcaggggctcagcccagcccagccgcccCCCCCAGCGGTttcggggggccgggggggccgagGCGCTGCTCAGCTCGGGCTTTTCTTCTGCGCCGCCTCCCGCTCGGGCGCGAGGTGACAAGgtcctgtgtcccctccccggggctggcgTCTCTCCtggcccccccccgcctcccccccccccccggtgccccctgTCACCTCTGGGGGCCCCCACGtgtcccccaggtcccctccccagggccgACGTTTCTCCAGGCGCCCGCGTGggtcccccacgtcccctccccggggccacTGTCTCAGCAGGCAAACCGCatgtgtccccccgtgtcccgtcccgtcccccccaccccggggaccggcatctctctgggcaaccccACGCGTTTGCTCCGGTCCCCCCTGTCCCGGCGTCTCCCCAGGCGCCTGCatgtgtccccaggtcccccgcgggtcccgtgtcccccgtccccccggggCCAGAGTCTCTCCAGGTGGCtgcgtgtgtcccccccaggtCCCCCGTCCACGTGTCTCTCCGggtccccccgtcccctcccccgGGGGGGTATCTCTCCGGGCGATGGCACCTTGTTGCCCAGGTGCCCCCCTGGCCCCCAGCTCCCCGTGCCCTGGCAGAAAGGGGGGGGGTCCCCTGtctgtgtcccccccgccccggccaaCAGGGGATGTGGGCAGGGGGGGGCAGAGTTGAGGCCGTGTGTGGCCCCCTCCATGGGGTTGGGACCCCCCCCACAGGCTTAAAGGCCAAACCTCCCCTGTGGAGCAGTTCCTCCTCGTTAGCCCCTCGTTCGTTAGCTCCCACTGGGGTCTGtgcttgggggtgggggacacacGTGTTACCCCGGGGGGACGGGAGGGGGACACcctggagcagccaggcaggggtgGACCCAGCGTCCTGGCCGGGGCGATTTGGGAGGGGGCGTGGGTTGGGATCCCACCTCTGCAGGGGAGTCCAGGGGGGACACGACACACAacacagggacccccccagccccagctctgctcccctgccccctcAGCACCAGGGCTTTGCACTGGCTTTACTCCAGACCCCgaagggggaaactgaggcaccgCGTGGTGGCTCCCCCTGTGCagatttggggggctgggagggaaccCAGGCatccgccccgccccccccggcagcccccaaCAGGTCTCCTGACGTTCGGTCAAGTGCCTTAcccgctgcccggcccccgGGCTCCGATCGCGTCTCCACTATCTCACCGCTCCGTGCCAAACCGCCCCAGCCCCCCGCTGCCCTGGCCCGGGGGGGATGACGGGGACCCCACACCCCTCCTGTCacgccacccccaccccagatACTGGGGttctccccccatccctcccctgttccctgtgcctcagttccccccctcctctttccccGTGTGATGAGTTGCACCGGTCTCAGCCCTGCGAGGGGGTCCCCGCTgtgccccccggccccacgggTGCTCGGCGAGCCCAGCCTCCGCTGCCCCCACCCCCGTGGGGTCGGGCTTTtcatccccccctccccccgttttgtttttttcttctttttccaacCCAAAAGCTGTACAGAAGCGGGGAGCACGCGGCGGCGGCGTCTCGGCAGCATGGACACCCCAATACCCCCACCCCCGGGCTTGCGCTTCCCtgtccccgagccccccccccACGGGGCCACCCGTGTCTGTCCTGTGTGATGAAGTGCCAAGACGCCCGTTCCCGGTGCCCCCCCCGAGTCGCTGGAGAATTGCACATGAACTGCTGTACGAGAGCGGAGAGGGACTGCAGAAATGttaataatgataaataaaacacagaggtTTGTAACAGCCCCCGCCTCCCGCCTGCTGGGGGGAGCCCCCAGACCCaccccgggccgggggcggggcttgcACACGcgtgggggggacacacacacggaccccagggggtgggggggtgatGCGTGCTGTGCTGCGCGGGCGTGTGCAGCGCTGGGGTGTGTgcggtgctggtgctggtgcgAGGCCCGGTGTTGGTGCAATACCCGGTGCTCGTGCAAGGCCTGTTGCACAGGCCGGGCTGGTGCTCGTGCAAGGCCTAGTGTTTGTGCAGTGCTGGTATTTGTGCAATACCTGCTGCTCGTGCGAGGCCCGGTGTTGGTGCAATACCCGGTGCATGCACAGGCCCGGTGCTCGTGCAACGCACGGGGCTCGCGCAAGGCCGCTGCACGCGCAGCCGCGGGGGCGGCACCCGCGTAGGTgccggagggggcggggctccTCCTCCCGGCGCGCCCCGCCCCTGCCCTAATTTGGGCAGGCGGAAGCGGCCCCCCCTgcgcggccccgccccttccccttcctgtcGTCACGGGCCCCTTATATAGTCATGGAAACGGCGCGGGGTGACCTcacggggcggggcggcgcgcgggaggggggggaatcCTCGtgtcacccccagccccctccgtGCTGCTCCGGGggcgcagggacccccccccaccaccaccacggggggggacacgggggacagggacccccaccggggggggggcacagggaccccCGACCCCACGGGGGGGCACAAGGATCCCCACCCCACGGGGGCACAGGGGACCCCCAGCtcgggggggggcacagggaccccCGACCCCACGGGTgggacagggacccccaccccgggggacAGATGAACCCCCGCCCCCGGCAGCGCGGAGCCCcgttcccccccgccccccccccccctttccgcccccccggcgccgccgagccgggccgagccgccccggggccggaTGCGGCgccgggggaggggcgggggcgggggcggcccggggcgggggggggcggggagcgccGGTATAAGAGCCCCGcgccgggggcggccccgccgcacTCCGCTCCCGGTGCCGCCATGGAGGAGGCGCAGCGGCTGCTGACCGTGTCGGTGTGGAAGCTCTACCGCTGCCGGCTGCAGCGCGGCGGCCTCCGCCTCCACCGGAGCCTCCAGCTCTCGCTGCTCGTCCGCGCCGCCCGGCACCGCTACCTGaccgcccgcgccgccgccgagccgggccccgccgcggggacccccccggggacgGCACCCGGCGACCCGCCGTGCGTACCCGCCCCGGACCGGGGGCACCCCCCGAGCCGACCGACCCCGGACCCCCGCAGCACTCGGGACCCCCGCAGCGCCCAGGACCGGGGAGACCCCCCGAGCCCGTCGACCCCGGACCCCCGCAACGCCCCGGACCCCGCGAACCGGGACCACCCCCAGGACGCCCCGAGCCGGTACCGCGACCCGCCGAGCGCCCCGAGGCTGCCGCCcctcccccgggaccccccgagcgctgcccccgccgcgccgccgccgcctgagccgggaccccccgccgcccctcggccccccggggcccccTCGGCGGCGCGGGCCGGGCGCAAGCGGCGGAGCAGCGGCtcggcggggcccgggccggTGCCGGTACCGAGCAAACGGGCGCGGCTGGAGGCGGAGGAGCCGCCGctcgccccggggccgcccggccgCTGCtcggggccgcccgccgccgccttcgGCCTCTTGGTCCGCGCCGTCGGGGCGTGCTGAGCCCCCCGGGGGGACCCGGAGCCCCGGGCGCACGGAGACCCCTCGGGACACGTGGGGTGCACGGAGACCCCCCTGGGACACACGGAACCGGTACGTGGGGGGacaccgggacccccccgctGGACACACGGAACCGGCACGGGGGCCGacaccgggacccccccgctGGACACACGGAACCGGCACGGGGGGGGACACCGGGACACCCCCTCGCGGGACACACGGAACCGGCACGGGGGGGGACACCGGGacacacaccccctcccccccccggaACACACGGACTCTCGGGGCCCCCGGTGGGCCCCCCCCGGTGACCCCCTCGCCGTGATGGACTCCTGGATCAGCGGTTGTGTCGTGCTGGGGGGGGCTCCGGGCTggccctgcccccccccggcttcccctccccccccccgattttgtttaattattattttgttaattaaataaaagtggttttgagcagctgctgcctcGGGGTGTCGGGGGGGATCGTGGGGGGGACGCTCGGTGCCCCCCTCCAATTTGGGGGAAACGTTCTTTTTGGGGAACAGGGGTTTCGGAGGGGGATGGGCCGCTCGCCCCCCgcctctccctgcctcagtttcccccacCCTCAGGGTCAGGAtacgggggcgggggggataTCCAGCAcctgccccggggcgggggacccCAACCCcgcggggagcggagccgggTGGGGGAACCCCCCGGTTCCGGGAAGCTCCACGTGCTGCCCACGCGGGGGTTgagcggggggggaggggcagggcgggcgcccggatgcctgggtccccggggggggtgGAGAGGAGGGCGGGGGGTGGCGGGCCGGGTTCCCGCTTAGCGGGGCCCCCCGACCCGCGGCAccggggctgagctgggcccCGCCGTGGGTGCGTGGGCTCGCCCGGCCCGGTCCTTCCCCCCCGCTCCCGCGTCCCGCCGGGCCCAAACCGGCTGCCCCGGTCCCGCCGGGGGACCCCGCCCGGGGCGCAGGGACCGGGATGCTGCTGGCTCCCGGAGGAGCCCCGTGTCTCCCccgtgtccgtgtgtccccgCCCGTGTCCGTGCCCCCCGGTGCCCCGGGCGGGGCTGCGACGTTTCCTGGCTCCGCCGCTTCCTCGTTcctgcggcggcgggggaggggtcGGGCGCCGGCACGCCCGGgtcccccggggctggggggggccgggacgagctgccccgggaccccccggtgccccccgccgCCGTCGGGGCCCGATCCCGGGAAGCAGCGAGAAGGGCTCGATccaaaattcctcttttttaatgGTTTCGTTCGTTCTGGGGGTTTCgggggttttgtcttttttttttttttttttttcttttttatctttatttctggTTTCAGTAACTCGGTTCATGCAAtggcggcagccccggccccgccgcctccgtgccccgggcgggggggggggtgtccggCGGCGCCGGTGCCCGCTGCCGGTGCCCGGCCCGGAGCTGCCCCGGGCTCCGCTTCCCGCGGCCCGCGGCCGGTTCCCGCCCCGGCGGCTCCTCCCGGCCCGGGGCGCCGcgccccggcggggctgggggtgtcccggggccgccccccgcgttggcggcggcggctcctccaGATGATAAAACTCATCCATAGCCccgggagcgggcggggggggggcggggggtggcgTCCACCCCCCCCGCCGCGATATGTCGCGGCGCCGGTCGCGACGGCACCCTGTCGCGATAGGTCGTCGGAGGCGCCGCTAGCAGCAGTCATCGTCCGTCTCGCTGTAGGGGTCGCGGAGGCCGGGCCGCCCCTTCCCGGCGCCGTGCCCGGGGTAGTAGCCGTTGGGCagccgccgcccgggccgggggggcgacgggcccgggccccccccgccgccgccgccgccgccgccgggtcggggggctcgggggccgCGTCCGTCGAGCGGCGGCTCCGGGTCGCGGGGCCCGCGGGGGGCGTCGGTccagcgggcggcggggcgggcggcgcggggcgaggcggggcggcggcggcgggggcggcgggcggcggggcccgcgggcgggggcggcgcggcgggcgggggcggcgggcggcggggagtAGGAGACGTGCGGCCGCGGCGTGGCGGGGTCGGCGGGAGctggcggcgggcgcggcggggcgtGCTGGTCCCCGAGGTGGAGAGCACCGGGCTGCCGCTCACCGAACTACTGCCCTACAGCAACACCGAGACACCGGGGATCACGGCGGGGGAGGCCAGGGGGCACGGACACGCGGGGGCGTGGAGATGGGGGGCACGGAGAGGACACGGGGGcggacacgggggacacggaCATGGCGGGCACGGGAAGGGACACAGCGGTGGATAGGGGCATGGGCATGGGGGACACGAGAAAGGACACGGGGTGGACAC includes:
- the IER2 gene encoding immediate early response gene 2 protein, with the translated sequence MEEAQRLLTVSVWKLYRCRLQRGGLRLHRSLQLSLLVRAARHRYLTARAAAEPGPAAGTPPGTAPGDPPCVPAPDRGHPPSRPTPDPRSTRDPRSAQDRGDPPSPSTPDPRNAPDPANRDHPQDAPSRYRDPPSAPRLPPLPRDPPSAAPAAPPPPEPGPPAAPRPPGAPSAARAGRKRRSSGSAGPGPVPVPSKRARLEAEEPPLAPGPPGRCSGPPAAAFGLLVRAVGAC